Part of the Portunus trituberculatus isolate SZX2019 chromosome 46, ASM1759143v1, whole genome shotgun sequence genome, ttactatcggTAGCaaaagcaacagtagcagtagcagtagcagtagtaacagcagcagcagtagtaacctCCCTGTGGTGGGACTCGGGGGGCACGTCAGAGGAATTCCACCGCAGTATTCCCTACGTGTTGTGAAGGAGGGACAGTGAGGGACGGGCAACCCCCGCCTCTATATTTTTACCCCCACAATGAGACAGGCGGGAGGGGATTGGCGACCAGCCCTCATGAACACGCTTGCCTTGCCTGACTTCATTAATCTCAGTCTGGTATGCCAGTagtttattattgtcattatttgtgCTCTTGTTATCATCCTCTTTGCAAAGGTAGGACATAAGAACATAATGCAAGCTGTGTTCTTCCTGTCAGCCTCATAAATCTATCTAATGTGGTTCTAAAATTTGCTAATTTCTCAACATTAACAACCTGGTGTACAAAGATCAATGATGTGATTTTTTTAACTATGCACTAAATTGGTCTGGGTTTCTCCActcaaaatatgaaataaaagcaCAAATTTCTTTAAAGAATGGCTTTAGAATGAATGAAGCATGaaaacatggacaaagaaacacGTGGTGAATAAAGACGACCTATTCAACTTCAACATTGATGCTTTCTCCATCACGCATCACTCCTTTCATCACAGGTCccgtcattcactcactcactaaataCTTGCACCCTCAGTCGGTTCCTGATTCccttcttcaccccttcactcactcactaactcacacacttactcactcattcacgcacacaataataataataataataatagtaataataataataataatgataataataataatgtcttttTCAACACCATCCTATTTTTTCACACTCGGCCAAAACTTCACCAAGGTACATATTTTTAATTTATCTGAGTTAGGAATGGGGAACCAAGGCAGTCGTTTGCACGTCGAGGCGAGGCTGACCCAGCTGGGCGAGGGTGGGGTGGACACAGTGAGGTTGTCCCGCTCCCGCTCAGCTGGTTGCTGCGGCTGGGGGAGGCGCACCAtagcctccttcaccttccgggGAGGAGCCGAGGGGGGGACCAAGCCCCTCGTGTCGGAGAAGGTGGCCAGCCTGAAGGTGGGCAGGCTGGCCACCAAAGATCCCGAGACACCCATCAGGGTCGAATGCCTGGCAGGAGACGAGATTGTCTTCTGCCAGGAAATGACCCTGGAGGACCTCCTGGCAGGGCTGAGGAGGACGAGCAGGGCGGCGGGGAGCCACGCCGTCCTGTTCCTCTGCCTTGTCAGGGGGCAGGGTGTCCGCGGGGGGCAGGGAAAGGGCTGCCCAATACTCTTTTGCAATGGCAAGAGAGTGGGCAGCCCGGAGTCCCCCCAGAAGGCCCAGGCCGTGCCTGTCCCAAAGGCGGGGCAAGAGGCCGGCCCCGAACAGGCTGGGCAGGTGGGGCCCAGCCcggggcaggaggccggccccgccgaggctggccaGGTGGGGGTCAGCCAgggcaggaggccggccccgccgaggctggGCAGGTGGGGCCCAGCCCGGGGCAGGAGGCCGGTCCCTCTGAGGCTGGGCAGGTGGGGCCCAGCCCAGGGCAGGAGGCCGGCCCTGCCGAGGCTGGGCAGGTGGGGCCCACCCCGGGGCAGGAGGCTGGCCAGGTCGGGGCCAGCCCGGGGTCGGACGGCCTGGGCCTGTGGGTCTCGGCTCCTACCccggaggagaggcaggaggaggcagggggCGCCGTAATCCCCCCGGTGGACGAGGAAGCAGGGCTCGTCCACCGCagagtggggaggggagagacaaACCCCTCCCCACCGCCGCAGCGGGAACCCCGCGGGTCAGGGATGGCTGGCCAGGGGAGGGTCAGGGGGGGAGGCAGGCTGTCCCTTGATCTGTTGGACAGCCTGCTCTCCACTGGGCACACTCTGACCCTGATCACCCTGGCATACTCCACCCTGCAGGAGTACTTCCCTGACTGAGCGGGGCAGCCTGCCCACATGGCACGCGGCTGCCttgtgggggaggaaggaggattaggtgggaggggagaggggggaggaaaggcagccgggagggaggagagctgccttgggagggggggagggagggcagccaggccaggccaggaggCTGTCCCACAGGAGGGTAGGGAGGAGGGacagcccaggcctggccaagaggctgcccgcgggtggggagggagggcagcccaggccaggccaaaaggctgcccgcaggaggaggagggagggtggcccaggcaggccaaaaggctgcccgcaggagggaggacgggggcggcccaggcctggccaaaaggctgcccgcgggaggaggaggagggcagcccaggccaggccaaaaggctgcccgcaggagggaggaggaggggcggcccaggcctggccaaaaggctgcccgcaggaggaggaggagggcggcccaggcctggccaaaaggctgcccgcaggagggaggaggaggggcggcccaggccaggccaaaaggctgcccgcgggaggaggaggaggggcggcccaggcctggccaaaaggctgccccgcgggagggaggaggaggggggcccaggcctggccaaaaggctgcccgcaggagggaggaggagggcagcccaggcctggccaaaatgctgccccgcgggagggagaagggaaagacggCCAAGGCCAGGCCAAAAACGCTGccccgtgggagggaggagggaggggcggcccaggcctggccaaaatgctgccccgcgggagggaggaggtaagggCAGCCCAGGCCTGACCAAAAAGGctgccccgcgggagggaggagggaggggcagcccaggcctggccaaaaaaggctgccccgcggtagggaggagaaaggggcagcccaggcctggccaaaatgCTGccccgcaggagggaggagggaaaggcggcccaggccaggccaaaaaGGCTGccccgtgggagggaggaggagggcagcccaggcctggccaaaaatgctgcccgcgggagggaggaggagggcagcccAGGCCTgaccaaaaggctgcccgcaggagggaggaggaggggcagcccaggcctggccaaaaggctgccctgcggtagggaggagaaaggggcagcccaggcctggccaaaatgCTGccccgcaggagggaggagggaaaggcggcccaggccaggccaaaaaggctgcccgcgggagggagggagggagggccaggcctggccaaaaaggctgccccgcgggagggaggagggagggacagcccaggccaggccaaaaaTGCTGCcctgcgggagggaggagggaggggcagcCCAGGCCAGGGCAAAAAGGctgccccgcgggagggaggaggaggggcggcccaggccaggccaaaatgctgcccgcaggagggaggaggaggggcaggccaggccaggccaaaatGCTacccgcgggagggaggaggagggcagcccaggccaggccaaaaggctgcccgcaggagggaggagggaggggcagcccaggccaggccaaaaaggctgccccgcgggagggaggagaaaggggcagcccaggcctggccaaaatgctgccccgcgggagggagaagggaaagacggCCAAGGCCAGGCCAAAAACGctgccccgcgggagggaggagggaggggcagcccaggccaggccaaaaaggctgccccgcgggagggaggaggatggggcagccaggcctggccaaaaggctgcgtTTAACCCGATTTTTTTGTCTGATGTTTTGTCTCCAGATTTGATCCGATTCTTACTGTCATTTGAATATTGCAAGTTTTACGTcacaatgtttttctttctctctttcgaaAAGTTTCATTACAAACTAATTaaactttccatttttttgaccttcaaagaaaaagaaaaacatgacacATTGTTTtcatgaagcacacacacacttacacacacacacacacacacacacacacacacacacagacacttacacacacacacacacacacacacacacacacacacacacacacacacacacacacacacacacacacacacacacacacacacacacacacacacacacacacacacacacacacacacacacacacacacacacacacacacacacacacacacacacacacacacacacacacacacacacacacacacacacacacacacacacacacacacacacacacacacacacacacacacacacacacacacacacacacacacacacacacacacacacacacacacacacacacacacacacacacacacacacacacacacacacacacacacacacacacacacacacacacacacacacacacacacacacacacacacacacacacacacacacacacacacacacacacacacacacacacacacacacacacacacacacacacacacacacacacacacacacacacacacaagccagaggaccggggttcgattccccggccgggttgatatattttggtgtgtctcctttcacgtgtagcccctgttcacctagcagtgagtaggtacgggatgtaaatcgaggagttgtgaccttgttgtcccggtgtgtggtgtgtgcctggtctcaggcctatccgaagatcggaaataatgagctctgagctcgttccgtagggtaacgtctggctgtctcgtcagagactgcagcagatcaaacagtgaaacacacacacacacacacacacacacacacacacacacacacacacacacacacacacacacacacacacacacacacacacacacacacacacacacacacagacaaaacttTCACCTAACCTACGTAcagcatttattttctctcaagtgacctcctcctcctcctcctcctcctcctcctcctcctcctcctcctcctcctcctcctcctcctcctcctcctcctcctcctcctcctcctcctcctcctcttccgtgccCTCTTCACAAGTCACACCATCATTAACCCTCTAtagccctcctcttccttcctccttagccctatgaagaggaggaggaggaggaggaggaggaggaggaggaggaggaggaggaggaggaggaggaggaggaggagaaggaggaggaggaggaggaggatttatatatggaggaagggaagtggaagagtaTGTTACTTCTTACCTGCAAAAAAACAGGTTTCTGTCGGTATTGATGGAGATGCACTAACATATTTAGAAAGTTATCTTGCAAACAGGCAATACTGTGTTCAAGTTGGTAAATCTTTCTCAGACAAGAAGATTTTAGAAAGAGGAGTACCCCAAGGCAGTGTTTTAGGTCCTATTCTGTTCTGTATATATACTATTGAACTATCacacatactaagaaaacatgacattgacttcaaactgtttgctgatgacacacagttttacatgaccttgaacaatgtagataatgttgaaagataaaacttattatggatgatgatggtagatggatggaatccaagcagttgaaacttaatcaaaacaagactgaatgtttgatagtgggtaagaataaggacttaaagaggattgatatgtccacattatgtattgatggtaacagtttgggtgttcgtgatacagtgaaggatctgggagtattattggacagtcatttatctatgaaagatcaaatacggcaggtggttaagacggcaagataccatctgaaaaatataggttttgtcagaaaatacttggatgagaaaactacgaagatgctggttcataatcatgtgataagcaaactggattactgcaattctctgtattatggactgcctaagtatctcttaaaagacttacagcttgtcatgaacagagctgccagactgattacaggcgtctctcctcgtgagaggataacacctgtattgatagatctgcattggctgccaattaaagcacgaattgagtacaagattagtgttatgactcatcaggcattacagtctggaaaacctga contains:
- the LOC123519759 gene encoding collagen alpha-1(I) chain-like, giving the protein MPGRRRDCLLPGNDPGGPPGRAEEDEQGGGEPRRPVPLPCQGAGCPRGAGKGLPNTLLQWQESGQPGVPPEGPGRACPKGGARGRPRTGWAGGAQPGAGGRPRRGWPGGGQPGQEAGPAEAGQVGPSPGQEAGPSEAGQVGPSPGQEAGPAEAGQVGPTPGQEAGQVGASPGSDGLGLWVSAPTPEERQEEAGGAVIPPVDEEAGLVHRRVGRGETNPSPPPQREPRGSGMAGQGRVRGGGRLSLDLLDSLLSTGHTLTLITLAYSTLQEYFPD